A window of the Streptomyces sp. NBC_00454 genome harbors these coding sequences:
- a CDS encoding ABC transporter permease, protein MASTDTTAEAQPKPRTDDLAGLEAGLDALDAVQTHRTPVREVLVKKVLPPVAAIALVLALWQSLVSMEVADTTKLPSPGTVWDGLANMWLQGTLLEVVWTSVSRGLLGFVAALAIGTPLGLLVARVRFVRAAIGPILSGLQSLPSVAWVPPAVIWLGLNDSMMYAVILLGAVPSIANGLLAGVDQVPPLLLRAGGNLGATGFKGIRHVVMPAALPGYLAGLKQGWAFSWRSLMAAEIIASSPDLGLGLGQLLENGRNNIDMPGVFLAILLILAVGISIDLLIFSPIQRSHFKKIGVISDEL, encoded by the coding sequence ATGGCCAGCACTGACACCACTGCCGAGGCCCAGCCCAAGCCAAGGACGGACGATCTCGCCGGACTGGAAGCGGGCCTCGACGCCCTCGACGCCGTCCAGACCCACCGCACCCCGGTCCGTGAAGTCCTCGTCAAGAAGGTCCTCCCGCCGGTCGCCGCGATCGCGCTCGTGCTCGCCCTATGGCAGTCCCTGGTCTCCATGGAGGTCGCCGACACCACCAAGCTGCCCTCGCCCGGCACGGTCTGGGACGGCCTGGCGAACATGTGGCTGCAAGGCACGCTCCTGGAGGTTGTGTGGACCTCGGTCTCGCGGGGCCTGCTCGGTTTCGTGGCGGCCCTGGCGATCGGCACGCCGCTGGGCCTGCTCGTGGCCCGGGTCCGCTTCGTGCGTGCCGCGATCGGCCCGATCCTGTCCGGCTTGCAATCCCTGCCCTCGGTGGCCTGGGTGCCGCCGGCCGTGATCTGGCTCGGCCTGAACGACTCGATGATGTACGCGGTGATCCTGCTCGGCGCCGTGCCCTCCATCGCCAACGGCCTGCTGGCGGGCGTGGACCAGGTCCCGCCTCTGCTCCTACGCGCAGGCGGGAACCTCGGTGCCACCGGCTTCAAGGGCATTCGGCACGTGGTGATGCCGGCGGCTCTGCCCGGCTACCTGGCCGGTCTCAAGCAGGGGTGGGCGTTCTCCTGGCGCTCCCTGATGGCTGCCGAGATTATCGCCAGCTCTCCCGACCTGGGCCTGGGCCTGGGCCAGCTCCTCGAAAACGGCCGCAACAACATCGACATGCCCGGCGTGTTCCTGGCGATCTTGCTGATCCTTGCCGTCGGCATTTCCATCGACCTTCTGATCTTCTCCCCCATACAGAGATCACATTTCAAGAAGATAGGGGTCATTTCGGATGAGCTGTAG
- a CDS encoding ABC transporter ATP-binding protein, protein MLAQATDDPGDTAAATHAARIQHVSKSFPGPAGHQHVLDDITLDIAPGEFVTLLGASGCGKSTLLNLVAGLDAPSAGSIETAGGRPALMFQDHALFPWLTAGKNIELALRLRGVPKSERRTEAERLLELVRLGGAYGKRVHELSGGMRQRVALARALAQDSRLLLMDEPFAALDAITRDVLHNELTRIWEEEGLSVLFVTHNVREAVRLAERVVLLSSRPGRVAKEWRVGIPQPRRIEDADVAELSLEITEHLRGEIRRHGQH, encoded by the coding sequence ATGCTCGCCCAAGCCACCGACGACCCCGGCGACACCGCGGCAGCCACCCATGCCGCCCGCATCCAGCACGTCTCGAAGTCGTTCCCCGGCCCGGCCGGCCACCAGCACGTCCTCGACGACATCACACTCGACATCGCCCCCGGCGAGTTCGTCACCCTCCTCGGCGCCTCGGGCTGCGGCAAGTCGACACTGCTGAACCTGGTCGCGGGGCTCGACGCGCCGAGCGCGGGCTCCATCGAGACCGCTGGCGGGCGCCCGGCCCTGATGTTCCAGGATCACGCGTTGTTCCCCTGGCTGACGGCCGGAAAGAACATCGAGCTGGCCCTGCGGCTACGGGGGGTCCCCAAGTCCGAGCGCCGGACCGAGGCCGAGCGGCTGCTGGAACTGGTCCGGCTCGGCGGGGCGTACGGCAAGCGGGTCCACGAGCTGTCCGGCGGCATGCGCCAGCGTGTGGCCCTGGCCCGGGCCCTGGCCCAGGACAGCCGGCTGCTGCTGATGGACGAGCCGTTCGCGGCCCTGGACGCCATCACCCGGGACGTGCTCCACAACGAGCTGACCCGCATCTGGGAGGAAGAGGGCCTGTCGGTCCTCTTCGTCACCCACAACGTGCGCGAGGCCGTCCGGCTCGCGGAGCGAGTGGTCCTGCTGTCCTCTCGTCCCGGCCGGGTGGCCAAGGAATGGCGGGTGGGCATCCCGCAGCCGCGCCGCATCGAGGACGCGGACGTGGCGGAGCTGTCCCTTGAGATCACTGAACACCTGCGTGGGGAGATCCGCCGCCATGGCCAGCACTGA
- a CDS encoding sulfate adenylyltransferase subunit 1 has translation MTSTTEQFADLSATTLLRFATAGSVDDGKSTLVGRLLHDSKSVLTDQLEAVERVSASRGQDTPDLALLTDGLRAEREQGITIDVAYRYFATARRRFILADTPGHVQYTRNMVTGASTADLAVVLVDARNGVIEQTRRHAAVAALLRVPHVVLAVNKMDLVGYEESVFASIAEEFTAYATGLGVPEITAIPISALAGDNVVEPSAHMDWYGGPTVLEHLETVPVSHDLTACPARFPVQYVIRPQSAEHPDYRGYAGQIASGVLRVGEAVTVLPSGRTSVIEGIDALGQSVDIAWAPQSVTLRLKDDIDISRGDLIAPSSSSPATTQDVVATVCHVADQPLAVGARVLIKHTTRTVKAIVKEIPSRLTLDDLSQHPNPGQLVANDIGRVVVRTAEPLALDSYADSRRTGSFLLIDPADGTTLAAGMVGESFASTAATTIQADEEGWDF, from the coding sequence ATGACCTCCACCACCGAGCAGTTCGCCGACCTGTCGGCCACCACGCTGCTGCGCTTCGCGACCGCGGGCTCCGTCGACGACGGCAAGTCCACCCTGGTCGGCCGCCTCCTGCACGACTCCAAGTCGGTCCTCACCGACCAGCTGGAAGCCGTGGAGCGGGTCTCGGCCAGCCGCGGTCAGGACACCCCCGACCTGGCGCTCCTCACCGATGGCCTGCGCGCCGAGCGGGAGCAGGGCATCACCATCGATGTGGCGTACCGCTACTTCGCGACCGCCCGGCGCCGGTTCATCCTGGCCGACACCCCCGGGCACGTGCAGTACACCCGCAACATGGTCACCGGCGCCTCCACCGCCGACCTCGCCGTCGTCCTGGTCGACGCCCGCAACGGTGTGATCGAGCAGACCCGCAGGCACGCCGCCGTCGCAGCCCTCCTCCGCGTCCCGCACGTGGTCCTGGCCGTCAACAAGATGGACCTGGTGGGCTACGAGGAATCGGTCTTCGCATCGATCGCGGAGGAGTTCACCGCGTACGCCACGGGCCTGGGCGTCCCGGAGATCACCGCGATCCCGATCTCGGCCCTGGCCGGCGACAACGTGGTCGAGCCCTCCGCACACATGGACTGGTACGGCGGCCCCACCGTCCTGGAACACCTGGAGACCGTCCCGGTCAGCCACGACCTCACCGCCTGCCCGGCGCGTTTCCCGGTGCAGTACGTGATCCGTCCGCAGAGCGCCGAACACCCCGACTACCGGGGCTACGCCGGCCAGATCGCCTCCGGCGTGCTGCGGGTCGGCGAAGCCGTCACCGTCCTGCCCTCGGGTCGCACCTCGGTCATCGAGGGCATCGACGCCCTCGGCCAGAGCGTCGACATCGCGTGGGCCCCGCAGTCGGTGACCCTGCGCCTCAAGGACGACATCGACATCTCGCGCGGCGACCTCATCGCACCGTCGTCGAGCTCCCCCGCCACCACGCAGGACGTCGTCGCGACGGTCTGCCACGTGGCGGACCAGCCCCTCGCGGTGGGCGCCCGGGTGCTGATCAAGCACACCACCCGCACGGTGAAGGCGATCGTCAAGGAGATCCCCTCGCGGCTGACCCTGGACGACCTGTCCCAGCACCCCAACCCCGGGCAGCTGGTGGCCAACGACATCGGCCGGGTCGTGGTCCGTACCGCCGAGCCCCTCGCGCTCGACTCGTACGCCGACTCGCGCCGCACCGGATCCTTCCTCCTGATCGACCCCGCGGACGGCACCACCCTGGCGGCCGGCATGGTCGGCGAATCCTTCGCCTCCACCGCCGCAACCACCATCCAGGCAGACGAAGAAGGGTGGGACTTCTGA
- the cysD gene encoding sulfate adenylyltransferase subunit CysD — MTTATLPATTGHLDALESEAVHIFREVAGEFEKPVILFSGGKDSIVMLHLALKAFAPAPVPFTLLHVDTGHNFPEVLEYRDRAVARHGLRLHVASVQEYIDAGKLRERPDGVRNPLQTVPLTEAIQSLRFDAVFGGGRRDEEKARAKERVFSLRDEFSQWDPRRQRPELWQLYNGRHAPGEHVRVFPLSNWTELDVWQYIAREKIELPAIYFAHEREVFQRNGMWLTAGEWGGAKADETTETRLIRYRTVGDMSCTGAVDSDATTLDAVITEIAASRLTERGATRADDKLSEAAMEDRKREGYF, encoded by the coding sequence ATGACGACCGCGACTCTGCCTGCCACCACTGGTCACCTCGACGCCCTCGAGTCGGAGGCCGTGCACATCTTCCGTGAGGTGGCGGGCGAGTTCGAGAAGCCGGTGATCCTTTTCTCCGGTGGCAAGGACTCGATCGTCATGCTGCATCTGGCGCTGAAGGCGTTCGCGCCGGCGCCGGTGCCGTTCACCTTGCTCCACGTGGACACCGGCCACAACTTCCCCGAGGTCCTGGAGTACCGGGACCGCGCGGTCGCCCGGCACGGCCTGCGCCTGCACGTGGCCTCCGTCCAGGAGTACATCGACGCCGGGAAGCTCCGCGAGCGCCCGGACGGGGTCCGCAACCCGCTGCAGACCGTCCCGCTCACCGAAGCGATCCAGAGCCTGAGGTTCGATGCGGTCTTCGGTGGCGGCCGCCGTGACGAGGAGAAGGCCCGCGCCAAGGAGCGCGTGTTCTCCCTGCGTGACGAGTTCTCCCAGTGGGACCCGCGCCGCCAGCGCCCCGAGCTGTGGCAGCTCTACAACGGCCGCCACGCGCCGGGCGAGCACGTGCGTGTCTTCCCGCTGTCCAACTGGACCGAGCTGGACGTGTGGCAGTACATCGCCCGCGAGAAGATCGAACTCCCGGCCATCTACTTCGCCCACGAGCGCGAGGTCTTCCAGCGCAACGGCATGTGGCTGACGGCCGGCGAGTGGGGCGGCGCCAAGGCGGACGAAACCACCGAGACCCGCCTGATCCGCTACCGCACCGTCGGTGACATGTCCTGCACCGGTGCCGTCGACTCCGACGCCACCACCCTGGACGCCGTGATCACCGAGATCGCCGCCTCCCGCCTCACCGAGCGGGGTGCGACCCGCGCCGACGACAAGCTGTCCGAGGCCGCGATGGAAGACCGCAAGCGCGAAGGGTACTTCTAG
- the cysC gene encoding adenylyl-sulfate kinase, with the protein MYPTESSTRHIPDAGIPHEHRLSPQCTCGATVWLTGLPSAGKSTIARLLADRLRDVGRGVHVLDGDEVRRDVTTDLGFSRQDREANVRRIGVMAEVLTASGLITLVPVIAPYASSRASVRARHEKQGLAFLEAHVATPVEVCSVRDVKGLYAKQLSGELAGLTGVDDPYETPLAPDIRLHAHAQSPAASTDTLWNLLTERGLI; encoded by the coding sequence ATGTACCCGACAGAGTCTTCGACTCGGCACATCCCCGACGCCGGAATACCCCACGAGCACCGCCTTTCCCCGCAATGCACCTGCGGGGCGACGGTCTGGCTTACGGGGCTCCCGAGCGCGGGCAAATCCACGATCGCGCGGCTGTTGGCAGACCGCCTGCGCGATGTCGGGAGAGGCGTACACGTCCTGGACGGAGACGAGGTGAGGCGGGACGTCACCACCGATCTCGGCTTCAGCAGGCAGGACAGGGAAGCCAACGTCCGCAGGATCGGCGTCATGGCCGAGGTCCTCACCGCGAGCGGCCTGATCACCTTGGTGCCGGTCATCGCCCCCTACGCATCCAGCAGGGCCTCGGTGCGCGCCCGGCACGAGAAGCAGGGGCTGGCCTTCCTGGAAGCGCACGTGGCCACCCCGGTCGAGGTGTGCTCCGTGCGGGACGTCAAGGGCCTGTACGCGAAGCAGTTGTCCGGTGAGCTCGCCGGCCTCACCGGCGTCGACGACCCCTACGAGACGCCGCTTGCGCCGGACATCCGACTCCACGCCCACGCCCAAAGCCCGGCAGCCTCCACGGACACCCTGTGGAACCTCCTCACGGAGAGGGGCCTGATATGA
- a CDS encoding acyl-CoA dehydrogenase family protein: MDRERYSDIRDRFFRFAQQEIAPGSAERDLNASFDHAVWKKLAESGFWRVHVPVELGGEGGGLWDHVAAFEGLARGANDCGLVLSVAAHAGLVQLLIHHGTHDQKHELLPRLMSGAVAATASTEAGGGSHVAAIRTTARHLPSGAFELSGEKSHITNAPVADLMMIVGRVPSAGKKDITLFLVEAGQEGVGQGAHEDLMGLRTSPLGPIELDKVVVSADRLIGNVGEGLEKLYWCLAFDRLIYGIVVAGHLGSVLETAVHRITSRSAFGSLLAEHQYIQDKIVTMKVAIESSRALAFEAVHALDENRADAGTLASCVKLISAEGIVESALELVQIFGHIGTEKSYGIERHLRDAVAFRIAGGTNEMQKKNIFKHVLTDVTASR; the protein is encoded by the coding sequence ATGGACAGGGAACGGTACTCGGATATCCGTGACCGATTCTTTCGGTTCGCCCAACAGGAGATCGCGCCCGGGAGTGCGGAACGCGACCTGAATGCTTCCTTCGACCATGCGGTGTGGAAGAAGCTCGCGGAATCCGGATTCTGGCGGGTACACGTCCCGGTGGAGCTCGGGGGCGAGGGCGGGGGCCTGTGGGACCACGTCGCCGCATTCGAGGGTTTGGCCCGCGGTGCCAATGACTGCGGCCTCGTCCTCTCGGTGGCCGCGCACGCGGGGTTGGTGCAGCTCCTGATCCATCACGGAACCCACGATCAGAAGCACGAGCTGCTCCCCCGCCTGATGTCGGGAGCCGTGGCCGCCACCGCTTCCACCGAGGCGGGCGGCGGCTCCCACGTCGCCGCGATCCGCACCACCGCCCGGCATCTGCCCTCCGGCGCGTTCGAGCTGTCCGGCGAGAAGAGCCACATCACCAACGCGCCGGTGGCCGACCTCATGATGATCGTGGGGCGGGTCCCCTCCGCGGGGAAGAAGGACATCACCCTCTTCCTCGTGGAAGCCGGGCAGGAGGGAGTCGGGCAAGGGGCCCACGAGGACCTGATGGGGCTGCGCACCAGCCCCCTCGGCCCCATCGAGCTCGACAAGGTCGTCGTTTCAGCCGACCGGCTCATCGGCAACGTGGGCGAGGGCCTGGAAAAGCTCTACTGGTGCCTGGCCTTCGACCGGCTCATCTACGGCATCGTCGTCGCAGGCCATCTGGGGTCCGTTCTGGAGACCGCGGTGCACCGCATCACCTCCCGCAGCGCCTTCGGCTCCCTGCTCGCCGAGCACCAGTACATCCAGGACAAGATCGTCACGATGAAGGTGGCCATCGAGAGCTCCCGGGCCCTGGCCTTCGAGGCCGTGCACGCTCTCGACGAGAACCGTGCCGACGCAGGCACGCTGGCCTCGTGCGTGAAGCTCATCTCCGCCGAGGGCATCGTCGAGTCCGCCCTCGAACTGGTCCAGATCTTCGGCCACATCGGCACCGAGAAGTCCTACGGAATCGAACGCCATCTGCGTGACGCCGTCGCCTTCCGCATCGCGGGCGGCACGAACGAGATGCAGAAGAAGAACATCTTCAAGCACGTGCTGACCGACGTCACGGCGTCCAGGTGA
- a CDS encoding thioesterase family protein, translating into MSSEGSGLSARGVQTVQSLDCATQWGNDDLEVLSTPSILGHMERLCAQVMERFMKPGEMSVGVNVTMHHRAPTPIGAQVEYHVRTDSTDRMVTFTFRVVDGHGNVVCDGEHLRAVVNKARFHERIARSQSPASGTGPEVGA; encoded by the coding sequence ATGAGCAGTGAAGGCAGCGGCCTCAGCGCACGAGGCGTCCAGACGGTGCAGTCCCTCGACTGCGCCACCCAATGGGGCAACGACGACCTGGAAGTCCTTTCCACCCCCTCGATCCTGGGGCACATGGAGCGGCTGTGCGCGCAGGTCATGGAGCGCTTCATGAAGCCGGGCGAGATGAGCGTCGGCGTCAACGTCACCATGCACCACCGTGCGCCCACCCCCATCGGAGCGCAGGTCGAGTACCACGTCCGGACCGACAGCACCGACCGGATGGTCACCTTCACCTTCCGGGTCGTCGACGGGCATGGCAACGTTGTCTGCGACGGTGAGCACCTGCGGGCCGTGGTGAACAAGGCCAGGTTCCACGAGCGCATCGCCCGCTCGCAGTCTCCGGCTTCCGGCACGGGTCCGGAGGTGGGGGCATGA
- a CDS encoding aspartate aminotransferase family protein, with protein MTTVAPSPGRAGIPASALPVAVRARGVRVYDEDGRGYIDGSSGPICVNIGHSVPEILKVMREQAEEITFVHRSQFAHRAVEALTSEILSITGSDFREVVYTNSGSEATETALRLAMLHHHRNGQRQRDVVLTQFPSYHGMTAGALGVSGHPARRAGLEPLHDRTASTLPVSSSDPERLLPDAGDWERAFAEVGPDRVAAVMVEPVGGASSGAAELPDSVFRRIEELCREHGALLISDEVMTGFGRVGQWFGYRRANVVPDLIVTGKGLSAGYTPIGACVVGQRVLAGQSAADLAFGHTMSGNPLSAATALAVLQFTREHRLPERAEQLHQVARARLTALSSEFSFLGEPRGRGLLQALSVNREHAAAAKRSGTPLPQLICTRARERGLILYPAGAHDLAQSVLIAPPLTIGCADLDLLFTKLESALRAVATELAEGGES; from the coding sequence ATGACCACCGTGGCCCCCTCCCCCGGTCGAGCCGGGATCCCCGCGTCTGCCCTGCCGGTGGCGGTTCGCGCACGAGGCGTTCGCGTCTACGACGAGGACGGCAGGGGCTACATCGACGGCAGCTCCGGTCCCATCTGCGTGAACATCGGGCATTCCGTCCCCGAGATCCTCAAGGTCATGCGCGAGCAGGCGGAGGAGATCACCTTCGTCCACCGAAGCCAGTTCGCCCATCGGGCCGTCGAGGCGCTCACCTCCGAGATCCTTTCCATCACGGGCTCCGATTTCCGTGAGGTCGTCTACACCAACTCCGGTTCCGAGGCGACGGAAACCGCGCTTCGCCTGGCGATGCTGCACCACCACCGCAACGGTCAACGACAGCGCGACGTGGTCCTCACCCAGTTCCCCAGCTACCACGGGATGACCGCCGGTGCGCTGGGTGTCTCCGGGCACCCCGCGCGACGTGCGGGCCTCGAACCCCTGCACGACCGGACCGCGTCGACGCTGCCGGTGTCCTCCTCGGACCCCGAACGGTTGCTTCCCGATGCCGGCGACTGGGAGCGCGCCTTCGCGGAGGTCGGGCCCGACCGCGTGGCGGCGGTGATGGTGGAACCGGTGGGTGGGGCTTCCAGCGGCGCCGCCGAGCTGCCGGACAGTGTCTTTCGCCGGATCGAGGAGCTGTGCCGCGAGCACGGCGCTCTGTTGATCTCCGACGAGGTCATGACCGGATTCGGCCGGGTCGGCCAGTGGTTCGGCTACCGCCGCGCCAACGTCGTGCCCGACCTGATCGTCACCGGCAAGGGACTGAGCGCGGGATACACACCCATCGGAGCGTGTGTCGTGGGGCAGCGCGTGCTGGCGGGGCAGTCCGCCGCCGATCTGGCCTTCGGACACACCATGAGCGGCAATCCCCTCTCCGCCGCGACGGCGTTGGCCGTCCTGCAGTTCACTCGCGAGCACCGGCTGCCGGAGCGAGCGGAGCAGCTGCACCAGGTGGCCCGAGCCCGCCTGACCGCCCTCTCCTCGGAGTTCTCCTTCCTCGGCGAGCCTCGTGGTCGCGGGCTGCTCCAGGCACTGTCCGTCAACCGCGAGCACGCCGCCGCCGCGAAGCGCTCCGGCACACCGCTTCCCCAGCTCATCTGCACCCGTGCACGGGAGCGCGGGCTGATCCTCTACCCCGCCGGCGCCCACGACCTCGCGCAGTCCGTGCTGATCGCCCCACCCCTGACCATCGGCTGCGCCGATCTGGATCTGCTGTTCACCAAGCTCGAATCCGCTCTGCGAGCGGTGGCCACCGAGCTGGCCGAAGGAGGAGAGTCATGA
- a CDS encoding peptide ligase PGM1-related protein has translation MSRILIGNAYNEHLVSDHDTISAEERPTAGNIALRLLWLTEVNDVVIVPQAPDPQFVRYVLSLKGLAPDAVSVLVPPPGRFGMDVLTRERLLDETFLRDVAAVAEQRGVDTVLPYCFDSTIARFARRLDLAAGTPGFRFLEAGGSEMLNSKAAFRTLASGVGAALVDGVTTASREHAESFIGEVLGRGAPVIVKQDFHQGGFGNDILTPRGDVEPIGAPRAVLLVDEDEIARHLDRYWAAYTGRGAHRVVIEEYIPDSLPLGAEVNITEDVITVHHVGEMRMAPIYDGMAIPGSVATRAQQSAYVEAMVKLSAPIQAMGYRGVINIDGILTPGGEVFLSEFNGRMGGTTHLHWIGESFLGADYQSHRLLVTRNHWHVPSFAEALDALGAAGLSFDPQTGRGVIIACDHVRQSGAVEYCAVAESAEDAALIEKKLTELFA, from the coding sequence ATGAGCCGGATACTCATCGGCAACGCCTACAACGAGCACCTCGTGTCCGACCACGACACCATCTCGGCGGAGGAACGCCCCACTGCGGGGAACATCGCGCTCCGCCTCTTGTGGCTGACCGAGGTCAACGACGTGGTGATCGTGCCCCAAGCCCCCGATCCGCAGTTCGTTCGGTACGTGCTCTCGCTGAAGGGCCTCGCCCCTGACGCGGTCTCGGTACTGGTGCCACCGCCGGGACGGTTCGGCATGGATGTGCTGACCCGCGAGCGCCTCCTGGACGAGACGTTCCTACGTGACGTCGCAGCGGTTGCCGAGCAGCGCGGGGTCGACACCGTCCTGCCTTACTGCTTCGACAGCACCATCGCCCGCTTCGCGCGACGACTGGATCTGGCCGCCGGCACTCCGGGGTTCCGTTTCCTGGAGGCGGGTGGGTCGGAGATGCTCAACAGCAAGGCCGCCTTCCGCACCCTCGCCTCCGGCGTGGGGGCGGCGCTGGTCGACGGTGTGACCACCGCCTCCCGCGAACACGCCGAATCGTTCATCGGCGAGGTGCTCGGGCGTGGCGCTCCGGTCATCGTCAAGCAGGACTTCCACCAGGGTGGCTTCGGCAACGACATCCTGACCCCGCGCGGGGACGTCGAGCCCATCGGTGCTCCGCGGGCCGTTCTCCTCGTCGACGAGGATGAGATCGCACGGCATCTCGACCGGTACTGGGCCGCGTACACCGGACGCGGCGCGCATCGTGTCGTCATCGAGGAGTACATCCCCGATTCACTGCCCCTGGGCGCCGAGGTCAACATCACCGAGGACGTCATCACCGTGCATCACGTCGGTGAGATGCGGATGGCGCCGATCTACGACGGCATGGCCATTCCCGGTTCCGTGGCCACGCGGGCCCAGCAGAGCGCCTACGTCGAGGCCATGGTGAAGCTGAGCGCACCGATCCAGGCCATGGGGTATCGCGGTGTGATCAACATCGACGGCATTCTCACTCCCGGCGGCGAGGTGTTCCTGTCCGAGTTCAACGGCCGGATGGGTGGGACCACGCACCTCCACTGGATCGGCGAGTCGTTCCTGGGCGCCGACTACCAGTCGCACCGCCTGCTCGTGACGCGCAACCACTGGCACGTCCCCTCCTTCGCGGAGGCTCTCGACGCCCTGGGCGCAGCGGGGCTGTCCTTCGATCCGCAGACCGGCCGAGGCGTGATCATCGCCTGCGATCACGTCCGGCAGTCCGGTGCCGTCGAGTACTGCGCCGTCGCGGAGTCCGCGGAAGACGCCGCGCTCATCGAGAAGAAGCTCACCGAGCTGTTCGCCTGA
- a CDS encoding 3-oxoacyl-ACP synthase III family protein — protein MISSTHRARPEGAGVGILGTGSCLPATRVSNEEVERSVRQEEGWVRQRIGVLERRFVSDDETGFDLAVGAARQALEASGVDPLQIGAVVLATSTADLPIPGIGSRVQGAVGASNAMAFDVNAACAGFLVGCEVGRGFLTADPGMETVLIVASDTYSRVLDPADRRTYPLFGDGAGAVVLGRVPASEGMLGSQVYTDGTLAHFVTGGPGLPVPAAGSANTDHYLKMSGRDVADLVRLEFPRLVNDALKESGLTLDQIDHLVCHQANPHLITACAERAGFRPEQIVLTGDLLGNTGAASIPIGLDVAARDGRLRPGDNILMITFGAGMTWGRAMMRWSEAGCRTVEAVRA, from the coding sequence ATGATCAGTTCCACGCACCGTGCGCGTCCCGAAGGAGCCGGAGTCGGCATCCTGGGGACCGGCTCCTGCCTCCCCGCGACCCGAGTCTCCAACGAGGAGGTCGAGCGCTCCGTCCGGCAGGAGGAAGGATGGGTCCGTCAGCGCATAGGCGTCCTCGAACGGCGGTTCGTCAGCGACGACGAGACGGGCTTCGATCTCGCGGTCGGGGCCGCTCGACAGGCCCTGGAAGCCTCGGGGGTGGACCCGCTGCAGATCGGTGCGGTCGTCCTCGCCACCTCCACCGCGGACCTGCCCATCCCCGGCATCGGCAGTCGTGTCCAAGGGGCCGTCGGTGCGTCCAATGCCATGGCCTTCGACGTCAACGCCGCGTGCGCGGGCTTCCTCGTCGGCTGTGAGGTGGGACGGGGCTTCCTGACGGCTGATCCCGGCATGGAGACCGTTCTGATCGTCGCCAGTGACACCTACTCCCGTGTCCTGGACCCCGCCGACCGGCGCACCTACCCCTTGTTCGGCGATGGGGCGGGCGCTGTGGTGCTGGGCAGGGTTCCGGCCTCCGAAGGGATGCTGGGCAGCCAGGTCTACACCGACGGGACGCTGGCCCACTTCGTCACCGGCGGCCCCGGGCTGCCGGTGCCTGCCGCGGGGTCCGCCAACACCGACCACTACCTGAAGATGTCCGGGCGTGACGTCGCCGACCTCGTCCGGCTGGAGTTTCCCCGGCTGGTGAACGACGCGCTCAAGGAAAGCGGGCTGACGCTCGATCAGATCGATCACCTCGTGTGCCACCAGGCCAACCCCCACCTGATCACGGCCTGCGCGGAGCGGGCCGGATTCCGCCCCGAGCAGATCGTTCTGACCGGTGACCTGCTCGGCAACACCGGGGCCGCCTCCATCCCGATCGGCCTCGACGTCGCCGCCCGCGACGGCCGCCTGCGGCCGGGCGACAACATCCTCATGATCACCTTCGGCGCGGGCATGACCTGGGGCCGGGCCATGATGCGCTGGTCCGAGGCCGGCTGCCGCACCGTCGAGGCGGTGCGGGCATGA
- a CDS encoding RimK family alpha-L-glutamate ligase — MSRRLVLASCPQMPEGDGDDAGLVEALAELGVEARWQPWGERTAADETVVLRATWDYQDHLADFLDWCSQVPRLINPYPVVTYNTDKTYLTRLAAAGLPVIPSTVLAPGEELGETADDFVLKPTVGAGSRGAARFDRTQREEARLHLKTLHSQGFSVLLQPYQTSVDEEGEVSLVFFRGRYSHAFTKGPMLTGGVVDTQGALYLEEHLAETSPEPRWQEVASDILRAAASEIGIPLDQLVFARVDLVRGADGPLLLELEMTEPGLGFPYVDPAALRRFARALADSCS, encoded by the coding sequence ATGAGCAGGCGCCTGGTTCTCGCTTCCTGCCCGCAGATGCCCGAGGGCGACGGAGACGACGCCGGCCTCGTGGAGGCCCTGGCCGAGCTCGGGGTGGAAGCCCGCTGGCAGCCCTGGGGCGAGCGGACCGCCGCGGACGAGACCGTCGTCCTTCGCGCGACCTGGGACTACCAAGACCATCTGGCGGACTTCCTGGACTGGTGCTCCCAGGTGCCCCGCCTGATCAACCCCTATCCGGTCGTCACCTACAACACGGACAAGACCTACCTGACGCGACTGGCGGCGGCAGGCCTGCCCGTCATCCCCTCCACCGTGCTGGCCCCCGGCGAAGAACTCGGGGAAACCGCCGACGACTTCGTGCTCAAGCCGACCGTCGGAGCGGGATCGCGGGGAGCGGCCCGGTTCGATCGTACGCAGCGGGAAGAAGCCCGGCTCCACCTCAAGACGCTGCACTCCCAGGGTTTCAGCGTGCTGCTCCAGCCCTACCAGACCTCGGTCGACGAGGAGGGCGAGGTCTCCCTCGTGTTCTTCCGGGGCCGCTACTCCCACGCCTTCACCAAGGGGCCGATGCTCACCGGCGGCGTGGTCGACACCCAGGGCGCGCTGTACCTCGAAGAGCACCTGGCCGAGACCAGCCCCGAGCCCAGGTGGCAGGAGGTCGCCTCGGACATCCTCCGCGCTGCCGCGTCCGAGATCGGGATTCCCCTCGACCAGCTGGTCTTCGCCCGCGTGGACCTGGTCCGCGGGGCGGACGGACCGCTGCTCCTGGAACTCGAGATGACCGAACCCGGCTTGGGGTTTCCCTACGTGGACCCGGCGGCACTGCGGCGATTCGCCCGCGCCCTGGCCGACAGCTGTTCCTGA